From Methanotorris formicicus Mc-S-70:
AACCCTTTTAAATGCCTCTCTTCCTTTTGGTTTTTTGTATGGAAGCATTCCTCTAATGACTCTCCTTACGATATCGTCTGGTCTTCTTGGATATTTTGGACCCATTCTTCTTGGGTTTGTTTTGCTTTTTCTCATTCTTTTTTGTAAGTATTTTTTAAGTATGTATTCTCTGTTTCCTGTAATAATTGCCTTCTCAGCATTGACAATAATAACCTCTTCCCCTTTTAGTGCCATTTTTGCTACGTATGATGCTAATCTCCCAACAACAGCATTTTCTGCATTTACTACTACCATAATTCCACCTATACGTGTTTTTTCTAAAATAAAATAAATTTAAAAATTTAAATAAATAATATTATGCCATAATTTTCACTTTTGAACCTTTTGGATTTTCTTTAATTAATTCTTCAATTGTTATGCATCTTCCGCCTACTGACTCAATGATTTCTTTAGCAGTCTTTGAGAATGCAAATGCAGCAACTGTAACCTTATGACTTATTGCTCCAGCACCTAAAACTTTACCAGGGACTATAACAACGTCTCCTTCTTTTGTGTATCTGTTTATTTTACTAACATTTACTTCTGCCCTATTTCTTGCAGGTTTTGCCAATCTTCTTGCAATATCCTTCCAAATCTTAGCGTTATTTTTATAGGATTCCTCTTTCAATACCTTTATTAATTCAACGAGTTTTGGGTTTGTGGCTTTTATTTTCATTATCTCACCGTGTTTCCTTTTTTTAGGAAGTTAATAAAACTTAATCTTCTTTGAGATTTGATGCCTCAAGTTCTGATAAAAATACCTCTGCTTTATTTTTTAATATTTCAACAGATGTCTTTAATATATCTTCTGGATCCATATTACCAAAGGACTCAACTAAAAACTCAACCTCATCATCGCTAATTTGTTTGTAGGTGGCATTACAAGGTTGCCATTTAGCATGAATCTTCCCAATACCAACAGTTGCCTCACATACGAGTTCTATCCTTTGCCCCTCTCTTAATTTTATTATTGGTATATTTTTGAATACAACTTCCCCATTTTCAGATTTTAAATCAGATGAATAAACTGTGCAGGGCCCTTCTTTAATTAAAGTAAAGGTTATGACTTCATCTTCACTAACAGGTTTCCCTTTGATTGGTATTAATCCCAACCTATGGGCCAAGATTTCATCATGCATGGATGATGTATTTTCATGGACATAGACGTTTTCGATGGCATAAGTTGGAACTTCAGAGATCATAATTCTTCTTATGGCATTTGAAAATGATATAGGGGCTTTTAATGTGAATTTAAAGATTTCCCCTATTTTGGTTTTTTCTTTTTCTTTAATATTAATCAAACTACATCACCCCAAACAGAACGAAAGAAATTAGCAATTTACCTCCTACTCTTCCTTGGTGTTGTACCATCGTGTGGGATTGGTGTGACATCCTCAATTCTTCCAATTCTGATTCCTGCTCTTGCCAATGCCCTTATTGCTGCCTGTGCTCCAGGACCTGGTGTTCTTGATTTGTGTCCACCTGGAGCCCTAACTTTTACGTGAACTGCTTCAATGCCTCTCTCTTTTAAAATCTCTGCTATTTTAAATGCAGCCTGCATTGCTGCGTAAGGTGAAGCCTCATCTCTTTGGTTTTTTACTATCATACCACCAGAAATTCTCGCAATTGTTTCTGCTCCAGTTATATCGGTGACATGGAGTATTGTGTTGTTGTATGACGCGTATATGTGGACAACTCCCCACCTTTCGACTTTTTCAACCATTAATAACCACCTTGAATCCTATTTTTTTACCCAATCAAAAATTATTAATAATTTTAAAAAAATTAAAAATTACTTATTGAGAAACTTGTTCTTGACTTTCTTCAGTTTCAACAGTAATTTTTGCCCTTTCAGGGTGATCTTTAGAGCTGAATGGTGAATTTGGTGTGTAGTCAATAGCATCTTCTTCATCAACTGTGACCATATAACTTGGGGCTGTAACTTTTCTTCCGTTTACCGCAATATGTCCGTGGACAATTAACTGCCTTGCCTGTTTTATTGTTCTTGCTAAACCTTTTCTAAATACAATTGTTTGCAATCTTCTCTCTAAGATATCTTCAATTGTTAATGCAAGGATATCATCTAATGTTGGATTTTCTTTTTTAAGTATACCATATCTTTTTAATACGTTGAATAATTGTTGTGCTTCCCTTGCACCTTGCTCTGTTGTATCGCTAATCAATCTTCTTGCCTGCCTTCTGTAGTTTCTTAATTTTGTTTCTGCTTTCCAAACCTCTCTTTTATTAACTAAACCATATCTCCCACATAATTCATGTTCTCTTTCAATTCTTTCTTTAATCCAAGGGTGGTTTGGAGTGTCATATTTTTTTCTTGGTTTTTTTGGATCTCCCATCGATTTCACCTTCTATTTGACGTTTTTAATGTTGATTCGTGTTTGATTCCATAATTTCTTAATTATACATATGCAATTAAAAAATTAAGAGATGTTTTATAATTAATTTTTTGGAAATTAATGAACCATTACTTCTTCCTTCTGGAAACTCCAACAGTTTGACCTCTTCTGAATGTACTTTTTGTTCTTTGTCCTCTACATGGCAATCCTAATTCGTGTCTTATACCTCTGTAGCATCTGATTTTCTTCAATCTGTTGATGTCTTCTTGTATAGCAATGGTTAAATCTGATTCGATTATGTGTTTGTCTTCTCCAGTGTAGTAATCTTTTTTTCTGTTGAACATCCATGATGGAATTCCAAATTTAGCAGGATCACTGAGAATTTCCTCAATCTTTTTAACTTCTTCATCTGTTAAGTAACCTGCTAATTTTTTTTCATCTAATTTTGCCACTCTAATTATAGCCTTAGTTATTGCTTCCCCAATACCATATATCTCTTGTAAAGCACGTGCTAGTGGCTTTTTACCATCTATATCTGTTCTGGATATCCTAATTAAGTATTTAAAATCTGTCTGTTCTTGGGTCAATGTTGCACCTCCAAAGAATAATCGTGTTTATAAAAATAAATTTGTTAAAAAGAACGGGAAAATCAGTGGCGCAGAGGGGGGGATTTGAACCCCCGCGGGGCCGAGCCCCATGGGATTTCCAGTCCCACGCCTTGGCCGGGCTAGGCTACCTCTGCTCAAAAAAGCATACTTTATTTTACACTATGCGATATAAATATGTTTCGATATGATGGATTTATATACTTAAATCCCTAGCCTACTGATTTCCCCGTTCTTCGTGTTTCATATATGTTTTCAAATATTATTTAAAGGGATATATATCCTTTTCGGTAATATGTGGTATCCCGAAATTATTTCGCACATGATAATTATAAATATTCGAATGATAACACTCGTAAAAATATGAGAGGGGTGAAACTAAACCAGAAGAAAATTCGAAAAATAATTAGATGGAAAGAGAACGAAAGTTATAGCAAAGAAACTAAATATATCCGAACGTAGGGTTCAGCAGATATGGAGAGAGTATCGGGAAACTGGAAGAATTCCCGAATTAAAACGTAGAGGTAGAAAGCCAAGGAACATAGATAAAGAAACTATCGAATTGGTCTTAAATGCTTTGCCGAAATGTAAGCTAACGAGTCCCGTTCATTTAGAGAAGTATATAGAACGTAGGCATAATATACACATCCCACATAATCGTATATATACTATACTAAAAGAGATGGGCATAACACAACCACGAAAGAAGAAAAAGAAGCCAAAGCGATTCAACGTCTTAAAACCTACGAACTATGCATATGGATTTTAAAATGGTAGATATTAGTAAAATTAGATATTACCTACTGCTAATAATAGACGACCATAGTAGATATATCTTACATGTTAAGTTGTATGAAGAAGCGACATCAGACGTTGTAATTTCTGCTTTAAAAAGTATGGGAAATCTAAAAAGATATTAACCGATAATGGAACTCAATTCGTTCCTACGAGAGGAGGAGTATCTAAATTCCAGAAGTTTCTACTGGAAAATCGGATTTTGCATATAAGAACCTCTGTTAGACATCCCAAACAATAGGAAAAGTTAAAAGGATAAATAGAGAAATTGAATATCGATTATATATGTTCAATAGTTTAGAAAAGTTCGTAGATTGGCATAATCGAGTAAAACCACATCGTTCTCTTAATTTTAAAACTCCTTATGAAGTTTATTATGGTGTAGAGTGTGATAAGGAGGTG
This genomic window contains:
- a CDS encoding 30S ribosomal protein S13; translation: MTQEQTDFKYLIRISRTDIDGKKPLARALQEIYGIGEAITKAIIRVAKLDEKKLAGYLTDEEVKKIEEILSDPAKFGIPSWMFNRKKDYYTGEDKHIIESDLTIAIQEDINRLKKIRCYRGIRHELGLPCRGQRTKSTFRRGQTVGVSRRKK
- a CDS encoding DNA-directed RNA polymerase subunit D, whose protein sequence is MINIKEKEKTKIGEIFKFTLKAPISFSNAIRRIMISEVPTYAIENVYVHENTSSMHDEILAHRLGLIPIKGKPVSEDEVITFTLIKEGPCTVYSSDLKSENGEVVFKNIPIIKLREGQRIELVCEATVGIGKIHAKWQPCNATYKQISDDEVEFLVESFGNMDPEDILKTSVEILKNKAEVFLSELEASNLKED
- a CDS encoding 30S ribosomal protein S4, coding for MGDPKKPRKKYDTPNHPWIKERIEREHELCGRYGLVNKREVWKAETKLRNYRRQARRLISDTTEQGAREAQQLFNVLKRYGILKKENPTLDDILALTIEDILERRLQTIVFRKGLARTIKQARQLIVHGHIAVNGRKVTAPSYMVTVDEEDAIDYTPNSPFSSKDHPERAKITVETEESQEQVSQ
- a CDS encoding 30S ribosomal protein S11 is translated as MVEKVERWGVVHIYASYNNTILHVTDITGAETIARISGGMIVKNQRDEASPYAAMQAAFKIAEILKERGIEAVHVKVRAPGGHKSRTPGPGAQAAIRALARAGIRIGRIEDVTPIPHDGTTPRKSRR
- a CDS encoding 50S ribosomal protein L13, whose translation is MVVVNAENAVVGRLASYVAKMALKGEEVIIVNAEKAIITGNREYILKKYLQKRMRKSKTNPRRMGPKYPRRPDDIVRRVIRGMLPYKKPKGREAFKRVKVYVGVPEGLNIDVNMVHKPNTNKYITVEELSKWLGAKF